TTATTCCTGAGGTGGATGTATGGAATGAATCTAGTCCTATTTGGTTTCGTGTTTGGCCTTGTCGTGATTCCAGAGGTGAGAGCATTTCCATCATGCATTACctcttatttaaaatataacctATATGGTTGTCTTTTTGCAACAGTGTGTACTGTACCTCAATTAAAACAGACAAATTTGAAaacaatatatatttgtataaaacaaacatacacaatcaAGATTTACAGAGgctgaaaaatgttacaaaaaaactTGATTTTCCATTATCATAGATGAGAGAAGTGATGCTTAGTTTTTCTTTGAATGCTGTGGATAACTGCAGGTCTTAATGGGCCTTCCGTATGGATCCATCCCACGGAAAACAGTGCCAAGAGATGAACAAGCTAAAGCGATGGACTTCTCCGTCCTGTTTGAGTTTGGTGTGAGTATCTTCTCTAAATTGCCTTCTCCAGTTTTGCGTTTTCTTTGCAGTGCAATGCCAGATACATTGACAAACATTTTTGCTTGAAAAAACATTAGGGCTCTTATGTGTATCCCAGTATGGATGTGACAATTTACTGTAAGTACACATTTCATTGCACCACTTTTGACTTTGTTATGTTGAATTTGAAATTCATGTTCATACATTTCATAATGAAATTTCATTGTTTCTCCATCATTTGTAAAACAACAATGTGAGCGTAGACTTTCTTCTTCTCATTGGAGACAAATACTtagaaaaaagaacaggaaCTGAATAATATTCGTTTCTGCTGAAAATGTATGCTTATTTAAGTTTTGTAATTTTGTCTGTATTAGTAAAGGATTACGAAAGTGAAACCTCTGGCAACTTTAACCGGATGTGTATTGATAGGGATCATTTTCCTTCCACAGGGCTATTGCAAGtattcttttctcttttatgGCTACTACAATAACCAGCGAACAATTGGCCTTCTGCAGTTCAGATTACCTCTGTCTTACCTCCTGGTCGGAGTCGGCTCCTTTGGCTATAGCTTAATGGTTGTCATTCGAACGTATGTACAATACATATGCACTGTATTTAAAACACACCACTCTGTCACATACTCAGTACACTGCTGTCATACCATACCATAGTCTGTATGCTTTACCACAACATTTACTCATGCTTCTCATGTTCTTAACTTTGCCATATCACCAGCAACTCATTGCAGTTCCGGTTTTATAAAGCatattgataaaaaaaatcGATTCACATAtcaatatgaaatatgttttaagAAGCAATGCATTTGCTGTTGGGTGCAATGTACATTATCGCAGAGGTTTCCCCTCCTTCTCTCGACCCTTTGTGACAGCATGGCAAAGAACTCCAATGAGGGAGGGGATGGGGCTGAGGAGGGGGATTTCACTTTTGCTTGGAAGATGTTCACCAGCTGGGATTACCTCATTGGCAACTCAGAAACAGCTGACAACAAGTTTGCTTCCATCACCACCAGCTTCAAGGTGACCACATGAATTCTGACATTGTTCTATCCGTGACTCCAGAATTCTGCAGTTTGTACATTAACCCTGTGCTCAGATCAGCAAATTAATCCACTCCAGATATATAAAGCACATTCACATGTGTTTCTAGGGTGACTAAATTACAGtgaatttatttctctttctctagGAGTCCATTGTGGATGAACAGGAGAAccaaaaagatgaaaatatcCATCTGAGAAGATTTCTCCGTGTCTTAGCCAACTTACTCATCCTTTGCAGTCTGGGCGGCAGTGGTTACCTTATTTACTATGTTGTGAAAAGGTCACAGACATATGCCAATATGGATGAAGATGAGTTGAGctggtttgaaaaaaatgagGTAAAGTTACAGACCAATGACTATAACCTAAAATAATGTGGTTTTGTATATCATGTTGAAAATTGTATAGTAAATTGTattgtacagtaaaaaatgtaaaattttacagTTTGGGTAGTTTATGTGGGGTTCAGAAAGTCAACAGATGGCAGCATTGCATCACTTTACCACACTTTTCACCTTGCTAGCCATATGCACTATAGTCCTGTAATGAACAaaatttttctaataatttaagtaatttaatataataattttattttttactgggggggcgcggtggcacagcgggttggaccacagtcctgctcttcggtgggtctggggtttgagtcccgcttggggtgccttgcgatggactggcgtcccgtcctgggtgtgtcccctccccctccggccttacgccctgtgttacctggtaggctccggttccccgcgaccccgtatgggacaagcggttctgaaagtgtgtgtgtgtgtgtgtgtgtgtgtgtgtgtgtgtgtgtgtgtgtgtatatttatgtattttttactgtaactaGTTTTCGTTTGAAAAAACATGACAATCTGGCTCTGTGCTACTAGGAGAATGGCTGTTTTTGCCTACTAATTTGCAGTAGGAGATGTACACATGTACATGCGTAGGCTGGCAATAACTgatatgttattattttttgccaGGTTGAATTTGTTATGTCGTTGCTAGGACTGGTCTGCCCCCCACTTTTTGAGACCATTGCTGAACTGGAGGAGTATCACCCACGCATTGCCCTCAAGTGGCAACTTGGGAGGATATTTGCCCTCTTTCTTGGAAACTTGTACACCTTTCTTTTTGCCTTATTCGATGAAGTGAATGCAAAGGTACTATATAACATTCATGGGTGATTTTAGCCCATGAACTGATACTTTGTGAAGAAATTATATTATTGCGGCAGGCACAAACTACTTTGGATTTTTGTTTTAGggtttttatatttacagatggtccccgacttacaatgggcttacgttctgataaacccatcgtaagtcgaaagtatcataaattgaaaatatcataagtcaaaaatgcatttaatacacctaacctagcGAACATCAGCATTTCTTATCCTTCAAGATGGTTGAGATTGTCGATTGCAAAAGTTCAAGTTCATGTACGATGGCcagggcttgctgccttcatgctgggcaattatcttgagtttcgcctcaagagtaattgccctcctctgcttcttctcaccagtagcaggaaaTACAGATGGGCGTTTTGTACAcgtgatggatgcacaaaacacaatgtagatacagggggtatccaaaaaacaCTGGTAACACAGAACATTGTAGAATACACTAGCGactgcatggcagactgggagatgcagatcgctgccgctgcccagcatcacaagagagtatcatACAACATATCGCtcgcctgggaaaaaaaaaaatcaaaatttaaagtgcggtttctactgaatgcgtatcacTGTCACACCATCAAGTTGGACCATTGTAACTCAGGGACTGTCTGGACtctgtttaaaattaatttactctCTATTAAGTCTCTGTATTGACGCTgtttgggggcagctggtaatatAGTTTTTAGCTCTACTGCCTTTTGAtctaaagattgcaggtttgatccccacttccggctgtagtacccttgagcaaggtacttacctcaaaattgctccagtaaaactacccagctctataaatgggtaaataattgtaagcctgTAACTAAtacttgtaaccttaacattgtaagtctttttggagaaaagtgcctcctaaatgcataaatgtgaaaacatggtTTACAGTACTTCATACAACTTTCAGAACCTGGGAAGGTCAAAACACCATGgtatatttgaaaaatgcattttatttcccttCTATTTGCCATTAGGTTTTCTTTGTACAGACTGCCAGTGCCAGATTTTCATGAAAGTGCTCTGATGTGTCATCTTTCAGCTGGAAAGAGAAGAGACTATAAAAAATGCCACCATCTGGGCAATGAAGGAGCACTACAGCAACTTCTCAGAGCTCAACAACAGCACAGCCATCACACCGCTCTCTATCAACCCTGCAGATGTCATGAGGGGGCCGTGCTGGGAGACCGCCGTTGGAATTGTATGtctgcagacacagattacATTAATAGTTTCACTGCAGtacttaaaattacccagctgtattaatgggtaaataattgtgaacttgtaacaaataattaaaaccttaacattgtaagtggctttggagaaaagatttgATACCTATTGAAAAGATTTTTGTatcatattttcacacacacacaaaaaatagaAGATGCAGACTGAGATTCGAAGCAGAAcctcacaacattaaaaaaaagctatgaTTTAATCTTAAGCCGCACTCACATCTACATTTGGATGAAAGCCTTCAAGATGTGGGTTCAAgcacagttcagaaaatgtattctCTGCAAATATGGGAGTGTTGTAGGATGTCCATTAAACATAGTTAAAGACCTTTCATTTTGTATTAtaggcatttttatttaatctgcaCTGACCAGCCTTTGCGTTGCCAAAAACAATGGATTGAACAAAACATATGGAACTAATGACTTTAAACAAGTTGAATTTTGGGAAAACTGTCAAACCCGAACTTTGCTTTTTTACAGGAATTTATGAAGCTCACAGTTTCTGACATCCAAGTGACCTACCTTACAATCTTGTTTGGGGATTTCCTTCGGGCTCTGGCTGTTCGCTTCCTCAACTACTGCTGGTGCTGGGACCTTGAGGCAGGATTTGTGAGTATTTAAGCTCTGTTTGCTTTCAAGATGTgctgtataatatttttaagtttCATATCTTCAGTTTGAATTCTGTCACCATCCCCAAAAAAGAGAACACTTTCATGACAGGTTTAAATTAGCTGTGAAAATATGgtatttactgtgtttccttTTTGTACATCAAGCCTGTCTGTGCGAGAGGAAATTAAAACTGGGGGAATGTACAGTTTAGATACAACGTTACTTAAAAGTCCAGCCTCGAAATGGGATCTGCGAAAAGAAACATCATTAGATTATCATTCTGTACAGTTCTGCCTTAAGGTAAATGAACCCTttgtgtcccttaattttattacaaaatagttatttaatgaggtgcaatgtttctcatgtgacataatatgtgtgtaaagaccaattccatatgttgctttacaggaaattgtgtgtgtagtagaaacatgcaagtagttcaggtgcaaaaataagcgaagcccaagttgcattaattaaaccaagtaggtaagtagagtcaggtgtgtaaatcataacaatttattcattatatttctttattttaggaCTTAACGTTTAGATTGCCTGcgttgattttaattttttcaacaagaatgaccatccctatagggttcatggaatttcaagcagcactgtttgTCATGAAACATAACTGTCTCCCTTTGCGGGTCATAGGATCAAGGGTCCCAAGTATTTTTTGCAGGAATTGCTTTCACACATCACATTGAAGCTTGCTCTGTTCCTGTGCCCCTATGTCCCTGTCATTCAATACATCACATAGTCTCTGGCAAGTGGCAGGTGAGGTGATCCTGCACAAGCAAAGTGTGACATTACACCTGAGCCGCTGTTAATTACAGGAAGAAGAGAAAGCAGGGTAAAGAATGCAGTATAAGAACGTGGGataaaaatgagagaaagaTACCATGGTGCACCACTGCAGAACAGACTAAATATGAATTCAAAAGCGACTGCCTCATGTGTGCCTTATTTTAAGTTACACAGTAAATTATACATTGcacatacaggcagtccctgtacgagttccgttcctaaatctgtctttaagtcagatttgtacgTTAAGTCgaaacagttaggtatggtttGTAtgtaacgtcagttagtcaaatatTTGTCtaattatatagtatatagtgtacctttcaatgcatgaaaaacattaaagaaacacttctggatacactaaaacatctttaacataataatacagtaacaataatataataataaaaggtaatGATGCAATGataaaaacaacaagaacaataataataataataataaatgttactacagtatttataatcgagagagagagacagacattgAGAAAAAGCCTTTCACATGCTCAACTATTTTCgctttgtcttttaaaattatCCCAATCATTGATCAACTGTAGCCtaatgcttttccaatgttcgttggcatttcacctttttcccgATCAtgttattatttccactttagttttagtcgtgatcgttttccttttatttgatgcatcaccatcacttatgtcacatttacactttggcgccatggttacgagggtaaaagcaaaaaaattaaagccaaatacaataacatacgggacactgttaacagcaacgtggtctgactgaaaagagaaagtctttgtcctaccccATGTGCATCGCAAAGTAGCGTCTGTGATTACGAATCATTctatgtaacttgaatttttaatatgttaGGCTTCacagggggtggttcgtaactacgggtatGTAACTACCCATAactcggacgttcgtaacccggggctGCCTGTATATTAAAGTCTTGCAAGTCTAGCAGAGGAAGGTGTTGGAGTTCCATTGCTCTACCTTTTTAGATTATTAATCTGGTCAATAACTTGTTTCCTAATGAATTCATAATCTTATCCCAAGCATTACAGAACATTACACTAAGTTTTTTCCGGTTGACTGCTgatgatttacattttcattgatGTATAAACAAATATGTCATGCATTTTAGCCATCGTATGCAGAGTTTGACATCAGTGGGAATGTGCTGGGACTCATCTTCAATCAAGGCATGATCTGGTAAGGTCATGTATATACATTTGGTAATTAATGCTAGGATTTCAACTAAAAtaattggaaaaatatttcatgacaAGACTGTAACTACTCATAacatcacaaaaaataaattgtaaaaaaatggTTGGATGTGGGTAGAGGAACTTCAAAGTGCAAtcaattacacaaaaaaattacatcaccaccaaagttttaaattaataccCACGTACACATGGTATTTGTTTATGGTTACAGGAGCAAGCTGCcgaaaatgtatacatttgtcCTTTCACGTCTAAAAGGTCATAGCTGTGCACTATGTTGCTATATCACTATATTCGCAGGAACATGTTCAGATGAGTTAAGCATTTAATTTTAGCTGAAATTaactaaatacagtatttatttacagtattactTAGTTTAGTATCTTTGCTGcaaaaagagtgaaaacatgGTATCAGAGCCCTACCATTATGTCCTGATATTTCAAACACTCACACTTAATGTTAAAATTGTTGTTCAGATATGGAAATTAACTCAGCTTAGGCGGTGGGCTGTTCAAAATGTACTCAAGATGCACATTGACAAATGAAGCTAGTGTTCTCTTAAAATAGCTGAGGGAGAAGACTGTAATATATATCCTGAACTGTACATAACTTTTGAGAAAAAGATTTCTTACATGAATatttgaatgtaaatgaaaacaccGAACACCCTGTTAAGAAAAATGGTATTTTGGCATGTTCACAATGCCTACAACCGTTCTTCAAGAACTCAACATGTGCTTTTCTTTAACACTGTCAGCGACAAAAGATTTAGCCCAGCCATGAAAACAATGGTTGACTTTAATTCTTCCTCTCATAAGTGTTAATTATATTCTGGCAGAACAAACATTTAGTTCGTCACCTATCTCACCCCATATCTGGACTCTAGAATGCCCCAGTTGGCACAGAATTTATTGGATTATTGATGGATAATATAACGGTAGTTTATGAAGACTAATCTTTCACAAATTTCAATGTCTTTATACtagaaacagcaaaacaaaacctATAAATATAACTATAATGTCTTTTTTCAGGATGGGGGCCTTCTATGCTCCAGGGTTAGTAGGCCTCAATGTGCTTCGTCTCCTGACATCCATGTATTTCCAGTGCTGGGCAGTGATGACCTGCAATGTACCGCATGAGAGAGTCTTCAAGGCCTCCAAGTCCAATAACTTCTACATGGGCCTCCTGCTTCTCATCCTATTCCTCAGTATGCTCCCTGTGGTATACACTATCATGACCCTGCCACCCTCCTTCGACTGTGGTCCCTTCAGGTGTCATCCCTCGCTCTCCTTCATTACCATCACCAAACTATTTTCAGGACTGAATAAGTTGATCCTTTAAATGAGATGCCAAATTATGCGCGATACAACTGTTTGCTACTTGCAACGAACATAAGCATATACAGTCGAACTTCAACTTTCGCGGGTTTAACTTTCGCGGATTTGATTATTCGCGAGTTTGCCATCAATAATtaaatggcaattttttttggagttttgCATGCTCTTGCAGAAAATCGCAGAAGACGTGTGTAAactagaaaatgtaaagaaactaaaaaaagtTTAGAAGTTTAGTAagtcataaatacataaaatatacaggtggtccctgacttacgatggttcgacttagaAATTTTTgtctttacgatggtgagctggcgatagacattcagtagaaaccatactttgcattttgaatttagattttttcccagggaAGTGATATACGGTTTGATCCTTTGACATAATGCTGGGCGGTggcagtgatccacatctcccagtctgtccagtgtattaaatgcatttttgactttcgatattttcaacttatgatgggtttcacggaacgtaaccccatgataaatcggggaccgcctctgtgtattattaatctattttatcatttactaccgcaaatatatacacaaatttattagaaaaactaaaattttgtaaaaaatttcaGCGTGCTGAAGAACTGTGGACTATGCACTCTGTTTGGCAACCCCCaacatataaaacatactgttacagtacagtgcattgttttactttttcgCGTGTTAAATGTAGTCAACAGTATTAAGACTGAAGGTTTGTGGGGCCTAGAGATACGTGGTTTTTCCACTTTCAGTGGTCCTGCGCCCCTAACCCCTGTGAATGTGGAGGGCTGAGTCTATTAGTATATCGTGAAATACACATTCAAATATTACTGGAACTACCTGAACTATATAGTTTACACAGTTGCGttggttttgttcttcttttcctGGATGAACAGTGGGAAGCAGAAAATGTATGATGTCATCATTGAGACAATTGATAAGGACCTACCTGCATTTTTGGGAACACTCTTCACTTATGCAGCCAACCCTGGCCTAATTATTCCAGCCGTGCTTCTGATGGTGTAAGTGGAATGTATCccaagcaacacacacacactttcagaaccgcttgtcccatacggggtcgcggggaaccggagccaacccggtaacacagggcgtaaggccggagggggaggggacacacccaggacaggacgccagtctgtcctgggcgccaccacacccccttcccaAGCAAcactaaatttaaaatttgcaaTGATCCTGCAAAGCTTTTAAACatataattaaaagaataaaaagaaattggtCTTTGCAGGTGATTGCTGCTTATAACTTTATTCTCTTATTctttaacaaaaacacacagaaaagactaaattgaaaaaacaaatgaaaacacagaaaagattTAACAGATTATATTTAACATGTATGACATTTTGCTGAATGAATGCACCATGGGAAGCCAACATTCAAACCAACTTCATAGAGATTGAGATCTTACTCTTTAGAactatttattaatgtatttttctatttttatatacattttaatcatCTAACAGTCATTTTTAGTACTAGGTCattgaaacatgtaaaaattcATGGGTATCATGTGTACTACTTTCCAAAATTAATGAGAAATAtgaactggtttaaaaaaattgtatctgTCTTGCACATAGTACATTTTATCTTTGTTTATCAACAGGTTGGCTATTTACTATCTGAATTCTGTTTCCAAAGCatataaacatgcaaataaTGAACTtcgaaaaaaaatgcaaatggtgAGTAAAAACATGCATATCCCTTAAATTAGTGCAAGGgctgcaaaaataatgaaatggacaAAAACCTGTGAATTTCTTTCCTTCACTTTGTCTCTAGCAAAGAGATGAGGAGAAGAATCGACGAAACAATAAGGACAGCACTAATCAAGTCATGAAAGACTTAGAGGACCTCCTGCCCAAAAAGTCTCCTATTTCAGCATCCGCCAAAGAAAATGCTGAAGGTATTGCAGACGGTTTGCTGTTTGAAAATTtccttatattaaaaaaagttttgatgATGACATGTTTTCACTGAAGTGGACAGACTGCAAATATTCAGCCATTGTTTCTTACTTGctaattctgcatttcaaagtCAGGAGCGAACTGGGAGACAAGCCCTCAAAGGTCTCCCAAAAGCCAGGGGCTGTGGCCACTGGGAGGGGGGTAAACCTGCAGAGGGATGTGTCTCTGGCCATGGCAAATCCACGGATGGCTGTGACCCGCCCTCCTGGCCCCCGAGGGCCCAGCGCTCTTCCTGGAAACACGCTGCAAGTCCCTGGGGGGCGgggcagggggaggggccaGAACCCCCGGCGCTAGTTGGTGTACACGGAGTGACgtgcatacagacacacactgaccttTCAAAGTGTTTACCTCCATGTGAAAATACAAAGAATCCTTTGGAGGCTGAAGTACTTTCCCAGATGCTGTAAAACTGGCAGTGTGATTATATGTAAAACCCCATTCTTTTATCATTTATaatctcagagctgctggaaaCGCTACGCtgacaaataaatttaaaaaaaaagtgtaaagtaacaattgtaaacTAATCACACATGGTTTTAGGAAGTATACATTTGCTGAAATACTGTCTCAGATATGCTATTGACAGCAAATGTTGTGTTCCAAATGTGGGGAAATTGTGGTTTTGTTCACTTGATCAATGATAACATGACTCCTATTTGTAAAAATCATGTGTGCCAAATTAAACACGAAGAATATAAGCCATTTTCTCATTAATAGAATCCTGGAAAACAACAAAGTAATAATTTTCAACAAATTATCCTTGCTTAGGGAGAGTTTAGAACTAATTTATTGGAAGAGGAGCGTATAACACTGAATTCAGTATTTATAGTATCCTACCTTTATTATGCTTGAGATTTAATATtgttaagaattaaaaaaagcagtgaTGATGAAATGTATTGTCTCCTAAAAACATATAGATGTGGTAACATTAACTTGA
Above is a genomic segment from Scleropages formosus chromosome 17, fSclFor1.1, whole genome shotgun sequence containing:
- the tmc2b gene encoding transmembrane channel-like protein 2-B, yielding MPKKKSDIIIKMEDVGMEIDGSVASESEGESRREGFACFFEPVLTGICVSVVLYLVVVPSEDSRRTSRGNLKPKPSPAPGRNNQIKRTPTNRSHRRSNEDDSEGYEEEEAPRKTKVNKKKPPKTQDSDEESEVDQSKRTKNGRRVNKQQKEDQNNKDKAREDMKGKGKDKAKVIENGKESKKRNKDTSSSSSSSEDSGEDSMSEGEMTRLKEEVEEKKKLISTLRNKPWRMRRRLECLKDAQQFVEKFEGALGKGKGRKLYAFKVMMTKKWIKFNRDFENFKTACIPWERKIKEVESHFGSSVASYFLFLRWMYGMNLVLFGFVFGLVVIPEVLMGLPYGSIPRKTVPRDEQAKAMDFSVLFEFGGYCKYSFLFYGYYNNQRTIGLLQFRLPLSYLLVGVGSFGYSLMVVIRTMAKNSNEGGDGAEEGDFTFAWKMFTSWDYLIGNSETADNKFASITTSFKESIVDEQENQKDENIHLRRFLRVLANLLILCSLGGSGYLIYYVVKRSQTYANMDEDELSWFEKNEVEFVMSLLGLVCPPLFETIAELEEYHPRIALKWQLGRIFALFLGNLYTFLFALFDEVNAKLEREETIKNATIWAMKEHYSNFSELNNSTAITPLSINPADVMRGPCWETAVGIEFMKLTVSDIQVTYLTILFGDFLRALAVRFLNYCWCWDLEAGFPSYAEFDISGNVLGLIFNQGMIWMGAFYAPGLVGLNVLRLLTSMYFQCWAVMTCNVPHERVFKASKSNNFYMGLLLLILFLSMLPVVYTIMTLPPSFDCGPFSGKQKMYDVIIETIDKDLPAFLGTLFTYAANPGLIIPAVLLMVLAIYYLNSVSKAYKHANNELRKKMQMQRDEEKNRRNNKDSTNQVMKDLEDLLPKKSPISASAKENAEVRSELGDKPSKVSQKPGAVATGRGVNLQRDVSLAMANPRMAVTRPPGPRGPSALPGNTLQVPGGRGRGRGQNPRR